Proteins found in one Planctomycetes bacterium MalM25 genomic segment:
- the allB_2 gene encoding Allantoinase — MRTRIANATTMLPSGPERIDVILEGGKIADLDPGVGVAADETIDATGLHLLPGVVDDQVHFREPGLTHKEDLEHATRACAKGGVTTFFEMPNTSPTTTTCQRLDEKLAIAAKSCRVNYAFYLGATPDNVEELKAAQRTPGIKIFIGSSTGNLLVDQQEALERIFAETTLPLTAHCEDEATVRANAERLAGTTDVADHSRIRDHAAARIATARAIDLAERHDHRFHVLHVSTGDETDLIAAAIASGRGLITGEACPHHLLFSIDDYERLGTLIQMNPSLKTKEDAARLWDALRADTLQVIATDHAPHTLEEKKKPYPQSPSGLPAVENSLALMLNEASRGRCTLEQIVHWMCDAPARTWDLLNKGRIATGYDADLVLVDLEKRHTIRSVDQLTKSGWSPWDGVELTGQPVRTWVNGLTVYSDGRVNDAIRGAEAKFDHTRGGYWATAD, encoded by the coding sequence ATGCGAACCAGGATCGCCAACGCCACCACGATGCTGCCGAGCGGCCCCGAGCGGATCGACGTCATCCTCGAGGGGGGCAAGATCGCCGACCTCGATCCGGGCGTGGGAGTCGCCGCCGATGAGACCATCGACGCGACCGGCCTGCACCTCCTGCCAGGCGTAGTCGATGACCAGGTCCATTTCCGCGAACCAGGGCTCACCCATAAAGAGGACCTCGAGCACGCGACGCGCGCCTGCGCGAAGGGGGGCGTCACCACCTTCTTCGAGATGCCCAACACCTCGCCGACGACGACCACCTGCCAGCGACTCGACGAGAAGCTCGCGATCGCGGCGAAGTCCTGCCGGGTCAACTACGCCTTCTACCTCGGCGCCACCCCCGACAACGTCGAAGAGTTGAAGGCGGCCCAGCGCACGCCCGGCATCAAGATCTTCATCGGCAGCAGCACGGGCAACCTGCTCGTCGACCAGCAGGAGGCCCTCGAGCGGATCTTCGCCGAGACCACGCTCCCCCTCACCGCGCATTGCGAGGACGAGGCGACCGTCCGCGCCAACGCCGAGCGGCTCGCCGGCACGACCGACGTCGCCGACCACTCCCGGATCCGCGACCACGCCGCCGCCCGGATCGCCACCGCCCGCGCGATCGACCTGGCGGAGCGGCACGACCATCGGTTCCACGTGCTGCACGTCTCCACGGGCGACGAGACCGACCTCATCGCCGCCGCGATCGCCAGCGGCCGTGGCCTCATCACGGGCGAGGCCTGCCCGCACCACCTGCTGTTCTCGATCGACGACTACGAGCGGCTCGGCACGCTCATCCAGATGAACCCGTCGCTGAAGACCAAGGAGGACGCGGCCCGGCTGTGGGACGCCCTGCGGGCGGACACGCTCCAGGTGATCGCGACCGACCACGCGCCGCATACGCTTGAGGAGAAGAAGAAGCCCTACCCGCAGTCCCCCTCGGGCCTGCCCGCGGTTGAGAACTCCTTGGCGTTGATGCTGAACGAGGCGAGCCGAGGCCGCTGCACACTTGAGCAGATCGTCCACTGGATGTGCGACGCCCCTGCGCGAACCTGGGACCTTCTTAACAAAGGCCGCATCGCCACGGGCTACGACGCCGACCTCGTGCTGGTCGATCTAGAAAAACGGCATACGATCCGTTCTGTGGACCAGCTCACAAAAAGTGGCTGGAGCCCCTGGGATGGGGTCGAACTGACCGGCCAGCCGGTGCGCACGTGGGTGAACGGGCTCACGGTTTACAGCGACGGCCGCGTCAACGACGCTATCCGTGGGGCCGAAGCCAAGTTCGATCACACCCGCGGCGGCTACTGGGCCACGGCGGATTGA
- the ntcA gene encoding Global nitrogen regulator yields the protein MTEELWYLKQCDLFRRLSPEQIARLEPLCRSRTFRRGEPVYLPSDAAEAAMVLAEGRVKIGSLTSDGKQTILAFIEPGELFGELEALDGGAREEFAEAAEKSTVVLLPADALRGLIEQDPTLAMGVTKLIGLRRRRIERRLKSLLFRSNRQRLVSLLTELAEQYGQPSTDPPGVRLGIKLSHQDMASVIGSTRETVTVVLGELQSEGLLTVGRRKLVLSDLDTLVRAADGPLKPAEAVSS from the coding sequence ATGACCGAAGAGCTTTGGTACCTAAAACAATGCGACCTGTTCCGCCGGCTGAGCCCGGAACAGATCGCGCGGCTGGAGCCGCTCTGCCGCTCCCGCACCTTCCGCCGCGGCGAGCCGGTCTACCTGCCGTCGGACGCCGCCGAGGCGGCCATGGTCCTTGCTGAGGGGCGGGTGAAGATTGGCTCGCTCACGAGCGACGGTAAGCAGACGATCCTCGCCTTTATCGAGCCGGGCGAGCTGTTCGGCGAGCTGGAGGCCCTCGACGGGGGGGCCCGCGAGGAGTTCGCCGAGGCGGCCGAGAAGTCGACCGTTGTGCTGCTCCCTGCCGACGCGTTGCGCGGCCTGATTGAACAAGACCCGACGCTGGCGATGGGCGTCACCAAGCTGATCGGCCTCCGTCGACGGCGGATCGAACGGCGGCTCAAGTCGCTCCTGTTCCGCTCCAACCGCCAACGCCTAGTGAGCCTGCTGACCGAACTCGCCGAGCAATACGGCCAACCGAGCACCGACCCGCCCGGCGTGCGCCTCGGGATCAAGCTTTCGCACCAGGACATGGCCAGCGTGATCGGCAGCACCCGCGAAACGGTCACCGTCGTGCTGGGCGAGCTACAGTCCGAGGGGCTGCTCACGGTGGGGCGACGTAAGCTGGTGCTATCGGACCTCGACACCCTCGTCCGAGCAGCCGACGGTCCCCTGAAACCGGCGGAGGCGGTTTCAAGCTGA
- a CDS encoding putative oxidoreductase, whose translation MTGAAGGIGRAISLRLGRLGYRLVLLDRDDSGLRSLQADLSTACPGDHETVAADVSDADAWRGLADTLRHDGARVELLVQTAGRLLSGKLIDCDPNDLRSIVDTNLTGMLLGAREIGPLLAADSGGASPLPRGMLPPLPRGMLGIASIFAAVSPPQFAAYNATKAGVVALGETLHGEWAPLGLTVTTVLPGVTPTGLFDAAVYSAPKLREQVARRVEQAELTAEAVADAALEAYRRRRIVAPIGRRAGRYHWLKRWLPTMLLKRVARAAERELDG comes from the coding sequence GTGACCGGCGCCGCGGGCGGGATCGGCCGCGCGATCAGCCTCCGTCTGGGCCGACTCGGTTATCGACTCGTCTTGCTCGACCGAGACGACTCGGGCCTGCGTTCCCTTCAGGCCGATCTCTCGACAGCCTGCCCCGGCGATCATGAAACGGTCGCGGCCGACGTGTCCGACGCCGACGCGTGGCGGGGCCTCGCCGACACGCTGCGGCACGACGGCGCACGCGTCGAGTTGCTGGTCCAAACCGCCGGTCGACTGCTCAGCGGCAAGCTCATCGACTGCGATCCCAACGACCTGCGGTCGATCGTCGACACGAACCTCACCGGCATGCTGCTCGGCGCGCGCGAGATCGGCCCGCTGCTGGCGGCCGACTCCGGCGGCGCCTCCCCCCTGCCCCGCGGCATGCTGCCCCCGCTGCCCCGCGGTATGCTGGGAATCGCTTCGATCTTCGCGGCGGTCTCCCCACCGCAATTCGCCGCCTACAACGCGACGAAGGCGGGCGTCGTCGCCCTGGGCGAGACGCTCCACGGCGAGTGGGCGCCCCTCGGGCTGACCGTGACCACGGTCCTGCCCGGCGTCACGCCGACCGGGCTGTTCGACGCGGCCGTGTACAGCGCCCCAAAACTCCGCGAGCAAGTCGCCCGCCGAGTCGAGCAAGCGGAACTGACCGCCGAGGCGGTCGCCGACGCGGCCCTCGAAGCGTACCGCCGCCGCCGGATCGTCGCCCCAATCGGCCGCCGCGCGGGGCGATACCATTGGCTCAAGCGCTGGCTCCCCACGATGCTGCTCAAGCGGGTCGCCCGCGCAGCGGAGCGGGAACTGGACGGCTAA
- a CDS encoding lipoprotein NlpI has product MTEEEGELDQIIADCTDALDLSPDDVLSLIQRGRAWYCKKDFDQAIADFDKAVSWAPDRTDVRYDRGVAFSQLGKHDLAIADFTEAIRLGPGHKSLAWCYYNRGRSRFFNGEQHNALADLSEAIRLDPRHAYAYDMRCFVWQRLGRHREAIEYYDQAIKNDPEYADAYHNRGNSWTHLGKYRKAIADFTQSIRLDPDDPRSYNSRGFAWCRMGNYDKAIADYERALERDPRSSLRRIVLGGVLAGCPKWRYRDGSRAMELCTEACELTDYCDADCLTSLAAAYAELDDFESAISFQNKALAVASEDDDKEGMLGRLQLYENGTPWRMEVPKWYQRLFGAHGRSGRRGSASASWWMPPSA; this is encoded by the coding sequence ATGACGGAGGAGGAGGGCGAACTCGATCAGATCATTGCTGATTGCACCGATGCACTAGATCTTTCCCCAGACGATGTGTTGTCTCTGATCCAACGGGGTAGAGCGTGGTACTGCAAGAAGGACTTTGACCAAGCTATCGCTGACTTTGACAAGGCGGTTAGCTGGGCCCCAGATCGCACCGACGTTCGCTACGACCGCGGTGTGGCCTTCAGCCAGCTTGGCAAACACGACCTCGCGATAGCGGATTTCACCGAAGCGATTCGCCTCGGACCCGGGCATAAGAGCTTGGCATGGTGCTACTACAACCGAGGCCGCAGCCGATTCTTCAACGGCGAGCAGCATAACGCGCTCGCAGATCTCAGCGAAGCGATACGTCTCGACCCCCGGCACGCTTATGCATACGACATGCGGTGCTTCGTCTGGCAACGTCTTGGTAGACACCGGGAAGCAATTGAGTACTACGATCAGGCCATCAAGAATGATCCTGAGTATGCCGACGCTTACCACAACCGTGGTAACTCGTGGACCCACCTCGGCAAGTATCGCAAAGCGATCGCTGACTTTACGCAGTCCATTCGCTTGGACCCCGACGACCCCCGCTCTTACAACAGCCGTGGTTTCGCATGGTGTCGCATGGGGAACTATGACAAAGCGATCGCCGATTACGAACGAGCCCTAGAACGCGACCCGAGATCATCGTTACGGCGCATCGTTCTTGGCGGTGTGCTAGCGGGTTGCCCGAAGTGGCGCTATCGCGATGGAAGTCGCGCGATGGAACTTTGCACGGAAGCCTGCGAACTCACGGACTACTGCGATGCCGATTGCCTTACGTCGCTGGCCGCTGCCTACGCAGAGTTAGACGACTTCGAGTCGGCCATCTCGTTTCAAAATAAGGCCTTGGCTGTCGCCAGTGAAGATGACGACAAGGAGGGGATGCTCGGCCGCCTGCAGTTGTACGAGAACGGCACTCCTTGGCGGATGGAGGTGCCTAAATGGTATCAGCGTCTCTTTGGAGCCCATGGCCGCTCCGGCCGACGCGGATCCGCGTCGGCTTCATGGTGGATGCCGCCAAGTGCGTAA
- a CDS encoding tRNA-(MS[2]IO[6]A)-hydroxylase (MiaE), with protein sequence MLHLKSETDARWFEQVDADLDAILIDHAHCEKKAAGTALNLMFAYVEDLEVCREMTEIVNEELEHFHMVVELLQARDIPFRRLTPSQYGRKLNDLVSKQEPQRAVDRLLVAGLIEARSCERFSKLAEHVSQDKELSEFYHSLFESEARHHTTYTKLAKRFAPEEEVMRRLDELAEQEAQILADSDDPPRMHS encoded by the coding sequence ATGCTCCACTTGAAGTCCGAAACCGACGCCCGCTGGTTCGAGCAGGTCGACGCCGACCTCGACGCGATCCTGATCGACCACGCCCACTGCGAGAAGAAGGCGGCCGGCACGGCGCTCAACCTGATGTTCGCCTACGTGGAGGACCTGGAGGTCTGCCGCGAGATGACGGAGATCGTCAACGAGGAGTTGGAGCACTTCCACATGGTGGTCGAGCTGCTCCAGGCCCGCGACATCCCGTTCCGACGCCTCACCCCGAGCCAATACGGACGCAAGCTGAACGACCTGGTTAGCAAGCAGGAGCCCCAGCGGGCCGTCGATCGGCTGCTGGTCGCGGGGCTGATCGAGGCCCGCAGCTGCGAGCGGTTCAGCAAGCTGGCCGAGCACGTCAGCCAAGACAAAGAGTTGTCGGAGTTCTACCACAGCCTGTTCGAGTCGGAGGCCCGCCACCACACGACCTACACGAAGCTCGCCAAGCGGTTCGCCCCCGAGGAGGAGGTCATGCGGCGGCTGGACGAGCTGGCGGAGCAGGAGGCCCAAATCCTCGCCGACAGCGACGACCCGCCGCGGATGCACAGCTAG
- a CDS encoding UDP-2,3-diacylglucosamine hydrolase, with protein sequence MFIETGSDSPRLARLDSPAPRPSGPTGRQPQRNPLLLTPPPEPSPQPEKRGVVRTLFISDIHLGCRHSQAGPLLELLEQYEPEQIYIVGDFIDGWKLRNRWRWLPVYDQVLRRLMELKRQGTQLFYTPGNHDNFLRGFLANFGVIDIQDRFVHTAADGRRYVVMHGDQFDKVEQEKQWLSLVGSYAYDVLLTANWMGNRLRGKKHNPYAFCAGVKARVKKLVTHVSDFQQQLLQSAHDSDCDGVICGHIHVPRIEELGEVVYLNTGDWVENCSALVEFSDGSFELIRGDGELIDRLAARPEQQQSEPTSADEQASIAV encoded by the coding sequence ATGTTCATTGAAACCGGATCGGACTCGCCCCGCCTCGCCCGCCTCGACTCACCCGCCCCCCGACCCTCCGGTCCCACCGGCCGCCAGCCGCAGCGCAACCCGCTGCTGCTAACGCCTCCGCCCGAGCCCTCCCCCCAGCCCGAAAAGCGTGGCGTGGTCCGCACCCTGTTCATCAGCGACATCCACCTCGGCTGCCGGCATTCGCAAGCCGGCCCGCTGCTGGAGCTGCTCGAGCAGTACGAGCCGGAACAGATCTACATCGTCGGCGACTTCATCGACGGCTGGAAACTGCGCAACCGCTGGCGCTGGCTGCCGGTCTACGACCAGGTGCTCCGCCGACTGATGGAGCTCAAACGCCAGGGGACCCAGCTCTTCTACACGCCGGGCAACCACGACAACTTCCTCCGCGGCTTCCTGGCCAACTTCGGCGTGATCGATATCCAGGACCGTTTCGTCCACACGGCGGCGGACGGCCGGCGGTACGTCGTCATGCACGGCGACCAGTTCGACAAGGTCGAGCAAGAGAAACAGTGGCTCTCGCTCGTCGGCTCCTACGCGTACGACGTGCTGCTGACCGCCAACTGGATGGGCAATCGCCTCCGCGGCAAGAAGCACAACCCGTACGCCTTCTGCGCCGGGGTGAAGGCGCGCGTCAAGAAGCTCGTGACCCACGTCAGCGACTTCCAACAGCAGCTCCTCCAGAGCGCTCACGACTCCGACTGCGACGGGGTCATCTGCGGCCACATCCACGTGCCACGGATCGAAGAGCTCGGCGAGGTCGTCTACCTGAACACGGGCGACTGGGTCGAAAACTGCTCGGCGCTTGTCGAATTCTCCGACGGCAGCTTTGAGCTGATCCGCGGGGATGGCGAGCTGATCGATCGCCTCGCCGCCCGTCCCGAGCAGCAGCAATCCGAGCCGACCAGCGCCGACGAGCAGGCCTCGATCGCCGTCTGA
- the ubiE_2 gene encoding Demethylmenaquinone methyltransferase, which translates to MGAISQLKTLYHLTLSPIRGETHQERLDSFYGGQADDYDAFRKKMLHGREALFEALPITPGGAWLDVGAGTARNGELFGDRLNEFGSATFLDLSESLLEVAGRRIANEGWSNAQTLHADATAIDLPDESLDLVTFTYSLTMIPDWFAAIEQAKRLLKPGGTIGVVDFYVSRRYPDDGRTKHSYFARNFWPFWFGNDNVHPSADHLPMLNRHFDPVQIDEQHGKLPWVPVIRAPYYRFIGTKKG; encoded by the coding sequence ATGGGGGCGATCAGTCAGCTAAAAACGCTGTATCACCTGACGCTCTCGCCAATCCGCGGTGAGACGCACCAAGAGCGACTCGACAGCTTCTACGGCGGTCAGGCGGACGACTACGACGCGTTCCGCAAGAAGATGCTGCACGGGCGCGAGGCCCTCTTCGAGGCCCTCCCGATCACGCCCGGCGGCGCCTGGCTCGACGTCGGCGCGGGGACCGCGCGCAACGGCGAGCTGTTCGGCGATCGCCTGAACGAGTTCGGCTCGGCGACGTTCCTCGATCTCTCCGAGTCGCTGCTGGAGGTGGCCGGCCGTCGCATCGCTAACGAGGGCTGGTCGAACGCCCAAACGTTGCACGCCGACGCGACCGCGATCGACCTGCCGGACGAATCGCTCGACCTGGTGACCTTCACCTACTCGCTGACAATGATCCCCGACTGGTTCGCCGCCATCGAGCAGGCGAAGCGGCTGCTCAAGCCGGGCGGCACGATCGGCGTGGTCGATTTCTACGTCTCGCGACGCTATCCAGATGACGGCCGCACGAAGCACTCCTACTTCGCCCGGAACTTCTGGCCCTTCTGGTTCGGCAACGACAACGTCCACCCGAGCGCCGACCACCTGCCGATGCTCAACCGTCACTTCGATCCTGTGCAAATCGACGAGCAGCACGGCAAGCTGCCCTGGGTCCCCGTGATCCGGGCGCCGTATTACCGATTCATCGGAACCAAGAAGGGTTAA
- the murG_2 gene encoding UDP-N-acetylglucosamine--N-acetylmuramyl-(pentapeptide) pyrophosphoryl-undecaprenol N-acetylglucosamine transferase, with protein sequence MATLFYSVMGEGRGHAARARAVVERLRDRHRVVLFTSHDALEFLRKEYTDDPEIEVREVPGLKFHYSEGKIDNLKTIRFGGAFWASLGKYVRDLAATIRVERPDLVITDFEPLLPRAAAQVGVPVLSLDHQHFLSTYDLTSLPNELRAWAWRMSWSIWAFGIRQQRTVVSAFYKPPLRRGCEQVTQVGPLIRDSIAERTPTRGEHLLSYVRRATTQGVLDKLADLPLPVRLYGLGERPPQGAITFCPIDEQTFVDDLASCDAVVSAAGNQLIGEALYFGKPMFVMPERHHYEQRINAEFVQQMGAGEKRILEKLAAEDLSGFLDRRDSYREAIAAIGDGFDGGPEVERVIEEMLTPYLKAAPSARESA encoded by the coding sequence ATGGCCACCCTGTTCTACAGCGTGATGGGCGAAGGACGCGGCCACGCGGCCCGCGCCCGAGCGGTGGTAGAGCGTCTGCGTGATCGCCACCGGGTGGTGTTGTTCACGTCGCACGACGCCCTCGAATTCCTCCGCAAGGAGTATACGGACGACCCCGAGATCGAGGTCCGGGAAGTCCCCGGCCTCAAGTTCCACTACTCCGAAGGGAAGATCGACAACCTCAAGACGATCCGCTTCGGCGGGGCGTTCTGGGCTTCGCTCGGGAAGTACGTGCGCGACCTGGCGGCGACGATCCGGGTCGAACGCCCCGACCTGGTGATCACCGATTTCGAGCCGCTGCTGCCGCGGGCCGCCGCGCAGGTGGGCGTGCCGGTGCTGAGCCTCGATCACCAGCACTTCCTCTCGACGTACGATCTCACTTCCCTACCGAATGAGCTGCGTGCCTGGGCGTGGCGGATGAGCTGGTCGATCTGGGCCTTCGGCATCCGCCAGCAGCGGACGGTCGTCTCCGCGTTCTACAAGCCGCCGCTGCGGCGTGGTTGCGAGCAGGTGACGCAGGTCGGCCCGCTGATCCGCGACTCAATCGCCGAGCGGACGCCAACGCGAGGCGAGCACCTCCTGTCTTACGTCCGGCGTGCGACAACCCAGGGCGTGCTCGACAAACTGGCCGATCTCCCCCTGCCCGTGCGGCTGTACGGACTCGGCGAGCGCCCCCCGCAGGGAGCGATCACCTTCTGCCCGATCGACGAGCAGACCTTCGTCGACGACCTGGCGAGCTGCGACGCGGTCGTCTCCGCGGCGGGCAACCAGCTGATCGGCGAGGCGCTCTACTTCGGCAAGCCGATGTTCGTGATGCCCGAACGCCACCATTACGAGCAACGCATCAACGCCGAGTTCGTTCAGCAGATGGGCGCCGGCGAGAAACGGATCCTGGAGAAGCTGGCGGCCGAAGACCTCAGTGGCTTCCTCGACCGCCGAGATTCCTACCGTGAAGCGATCGCCGCGATCGGCGACGGGTTCGACGGCGGGCCCGAGGTGGAACGGGTCATTGAGGAGATGCTCACTCCCTACCTCAAAGCGGCGCCCTCGGCGCGGGAGTCGGCGTGA
- a CDS encoding Acetyltransferase (GNAT) family protein: MLTMPLPVRPHRLTEIREDEALAIGRMLAMVWPKPDRGAVERAEQIKRYGVEYSGPIDLAPISYVVWEGEEAAAHALTFERTVATPTGEIPVMALAMVAADPACRGKGYGAAVAQAAFERVDAGDFPFALFQTSHAVQPFYERLGCRLVENRIVNSLSESDPAANPFWDDIVMRYPGGGEWPEGDIDLRGRGY; the protein is encoded by the coding sequence ATGCTGACGATGCCCCTGCCGGTACGCCCCCATCGATTGACCGAGATCCGCGAGGACGAGGCGCTCGCAATCGGGCGGATGCTCGCCATGGTGTGGCCGAAGCCCGACCGGGGCGCCGTTGAACGGGCCGAGCAGATCAAACGCTACGGAGTCGAGTACTCCGGGCCAATCGACCTAGCCCCAATCTCCTACGTCGTTTGGGAGGGCGAAGAGGCGGCCGCCCACGCGCTCACGTTCGAACGCACCGTGGCCACGCCGACGGGCGAGATCCCCGTCATGGCCCTCGCCATGGTCGCCGCCGACCCGGCTTGCCGTGGCAAGGGCTACGGCGCCGCCGTGGCGCAGGCCGCCTTCGAGCGCGTCGATGCGGGCGACTTCCCGTTCGCTCTTTTCCAAACCAGTCACGCTGTGCAGCCGTTCTACGAGCGGCTCGGCTGTCGGCTGGTCGAGAACCGGATCGTCAATTCGCTCAGCGAGAGTGATCCCGCGGCGAATCCGTTCTGGGACGACATCGTGATGCGTTACCCCGGCGGGGGCGAGTGGCCGGAGGGCGACATCGACCTCCGCGGACGCGGCTATTGA
- the accD gene encoding Acetyl-coenzyme A carboxylase carboxyl transferase subunit beta, whose product MGQTPAASAAAPDASTPDAQSGGPRPKRGVPSGLWLRCDDCGETIFRKEVERLMSVCPVCGRHMYLSAPDRVRFVLDEGTFEEWDADLRPADPLSFSDKKPYAERVITEQKRTGLRDAALTGAGMIRGRRVAFGVTDSAFIMGSMGSVVGERLTRLIERATEQNLPLAIVSGSGGGARMHEGILSLMQMAKVSAALAKYDQSGGLFISVLTNPTMGGVAASFASLGDLVFAEPKALIGFAGPRTIKATLRTELPEGFQTSEFLLEHGYIDRIVTRADLKSEIARAIDYCGK is encoded by the coding sequence ATGGGCCAAACGCCAGCCGCCTCCGCCGCGGCCCCAGACGCTTCGACCCCGGACGCTCAGAGCGGCGGCCCCCGTCCCAAGCGGGGGGTCCCCAGCGGCCTCTGGTTGCGTTGCGATGATTGCGGCGAGACGATCTTCCGCAAGGAAGTCGAGCGTCTGATGAGCGTGTGCCCGGTCTGTGGACGGCACATGTATCTCAGTGCCCCCGACCGGGTCCGCTTCGTCCTCGATGAGGGGACCTTCGAGGAGTGGGACGCCGATCTGCGACCGGCCGACCCACTCAGTTTCTCCGACAAGAAACCGTACGCCGAACGGGTTATCACCGAACAGAAACGGACCGGGCTCCGCGACGCGGCCCTGACAGGCGCCGGGATGATCCGCGGCCGACGGGTCGCCTTTGGTGTGACCGATTCCGCCTTTATCATGGGCAGCATGGGCTCGGTGGTAGGCGAGAGGCTCACTCGGCTGATCGAGCGGGCCACCGAGCAGAACCTGCCCTTAGCGATCGTCAGCGGCTCGGGCGGCGGTGCCCGTATGCACGAGGGGATTCTCTCGCTCATGCAGATGGCCAAGGTCTCCGCCGCTCTCGCCAAGTACGATCAGTCGGGAGGGCTCTTCATCTCGGTCCTCACCAACCCGACGATGGGTGGTGTCGCGGCGAGCTTCGCCTCGCTGGGCGACCTCGTCTTCGCCGAACCGAAAGCCCTGATCGGATTCGCCGGCCCCCGCACGATCAAAGCGACCCTCCGCACCGAGCTACCCGAAGGCTTCCAAACTAGCGAGTTCCTCCTCGAGCACGGCTATATCGACCGCATCGTCACTCGGGCGGACCTCAAGAGCGAGATCGCCCGAGCGATCGACTACTGCGGAAAGTAG
- a CDS encoding Bacterial regulatory protein, luxR family, producing MERIFSFRTTFQQAIQEISEAVFVGLQGDRTSLERINDFEDCVYLKNEEGTLTLVNESYLKFFTGSESPIGRHAKAFLDPTIVDVSKHTDALILSGSDHLECDHTGAGADHQMYLLRTYKCGLRQLKQPGFAILGITRPLEVIGDEKANPRAVMGQLAQAFRELDDRDREICRLIALGKSSVEIGEQLNMTSRNVDIRRKKGFAALKVEKPIELVRVLVRLQERGYLDLGL from the coding sequence ATGGAAAGGATTTTCTCGTTTCGGACCACGTTTCAGCAGGCCATCCAAGAGATCTCCGAAGCCGTGTTTGTGGGGCTTCAAGGGGACCGGACTAGCTTGGAACGCATCAATGACTTCGAGGACTGCGTCTACCTCAAGAACGAGGAAGGGACGCTAACCCTGGTCAACGAATCTTATCTGAAGTTCTTCACCGGCTCCGAGTCACCAATCGGTAGGCACGCGAAGGCTTTCCTTGACCCGACGATTGTCGATGTGTCAAAGCACACGGACGCTTTGATCCTCTCCGGATCGGATCATCTGGAGTGCGATCACACCGGCGCCGGCGCCGATCATCAGATGTACCTCTTGCGCACCTACAAGTGCGGTCTCCGGCAGCTCAAGCAGCCCGGCTTCGCCATCCTAGGCATCACCCGTCCGCTCGAAGTCATCGGCGACGAGAAGGCGAATCCCCGTGCCGTCATGGGGCAGCTCGCCCAGGCGTTCCGCGAACTGGACGATCGCGACCGCGAGATTTGCCGCCTCATCGCCTTGGGAAAGAGCAGCGTCGAGATCGGCGAACAACTCAACATGACCAGCCGCAACGTTGATATCCGTCGCAAGAAGGGTTTCGCCGCCCTGAAGGTCGAGAAGCCCATCGAGCTCGTCCGCGTGCTCGTCCGCTTGCAAGAGCGTGGTTACCTCGACCTAGGGCTCTAA
- a CDS encoding Cyclic nucleotide-gated potassium channel: MTERAADKTLERPLAAGPADWQKAWHEVIFEADTPAGKWFDVILLVAIVVSIAAVMLESVNEIQPRWGATLDAIEWVITLLFSFEFLARLACVKKPSRYAFSFFGIVDIVSILPSYLALMFTGVDTLATVRTLRLLRVFRVLKMGRHLKEANTLLAALRHTWPKITVFLTVIFCSIVILGTLMYLIEANQESGFDDIPTSVYWAIVTMTTVGYGDIAPVTPLGKFFAALIMLFGYAIIIVPTGIFSAEVISGARPFTPPCPACGDTNHPDGANFCSACGERLPQRSHTTSSAANTTDT; encoded by the coding sequence ATGACGGAGCGAGCAGCCGACAAGACCCTCGAACGCCCCCTCGCCGCCGGGCCGGCCGACTGGCAGAAGGCATGGCACGAGGTGATCTTCGAAGCGGACACCCCCGCCGGCAAGTGGTTCGATGTCATCCTGCTGGTAGCGATCGTCGTGAGCATCGCGGCGGTGATGCTGGAGAGCGTCAACGAGATTCAGCCCCGCTGGGGCGCCACCCTCGACGCGATCGAGTGGGTCATCACGTTGCTGTTCAGCTTCGAGTTCCTCGCCCGACTGGCGTGCGTCAAGAAGCCCAGCCGCTACGCCTTCAGCTTCTTCGGCATCGTCGACATCGTCTCGATCTTGCCGAGCTACCTCGCCTTGATGTTCACGGGCGTGGACACGCTCGCCACGGTGCGGACGTTGCGACTGCTGCGGGTCTTCCGCGTGCTGAAGATGGGCCGCCACCTGAAGGAGGCCAACACGCTGCTCGCGGCGTTGCGGCACACGTGGCCGAAGATCACGGTCTTCCTGACGGTGATCTTCTGCTCGATCGTGATCCTCGGCACGCTGATGTACCTGATCGAAGCGAACCAGGAGAGCGGCTTCGACGACATCCCCACGAGCGTCTACTGGGCGATCGTCACGATGACGACCGTCGGCTACGGCGACATCGCCCCGGTCACACCGCTCGGCAAGTTCTTTGCCGCGCTGATCATGCTGTTCGGCTACGCGATCATCATCGTGCCGACCGGCATCTTCTCGGCGGAGGTGATCAGCGGCGCGCGGCCCTTCACGCCCCCCTGCCCCGCCTGCGGCGACACGAACCACCCCGACGGGGCGAACTTCTGCAGTGCGTGCGGCGAGCGGCTCCCGCAAAGGAGCCATACAACTTCATCAGCCGCGAACACGACTGACACTTAG